A genomic region of Ignavibacteria bacterium contains the following coding sequences:
- a CDS encoding FAD-binding protein produces the protein MNKEIVLRKIKSIVGNENFSDSQEHRIVYSYDATPIFYHLPDAVVFPESVDQIIEILKLANEEKFAVIPRGAGTGLSGGSVPVEDSIVLVMTKWRKILEVDVDNQTILVEPGVITEQIDLEAMKYNLFYPPDPGSIKVCTIGGNVAENAGGLRGLKYGVTKNYVMGLEFISPTGELIWIGGKNYKDVAGYNLRDVMIGSEGTLGIFTKILLRIIPRPKLSKTILAAFSSVIDSGKAVSDITASGIIPSMLEFLDNTTIKCVEDYARVGLDTTIESLLIIEVDGKTSEVEYDQNKIKEICQKNNALYVKIAQDENEANKLKAARRSAFSALARVSPTTILEDATVPRSKLPKMLEKIKQIVNEEGVLLGNFGHAGDGNLHPTCLTDERDSEKLHRAERTFERIFNEAIKLGGTITGEHGTGLSKKKFLELQFGSAGIEFMKKLKTVIDPNNILNPGKIFTLKPKCEGRLPNSINEIKKFEEHL, from the coding sequence ATGAACAAAGAAATTGTCTTACGAAAAATTAAATCAATTGTCGGGAACGAAAACTTCTCAGATTCACAAGAACACAGAATTGTTTATTCTTACGATGCAACTCCTATTTTTTATCATTTACCTGATGCGGTTGTTTTTCCTGAATCGGTAGATCAAATAATTGAGATTTTAAAATTAGCTAACGAAGAAAAATTTGCAGTGATTCCAAGAGGTGCTGGTACAGGCTTGAGTGGTGGTAGCGTGCCTGTTGAAGATTCAATTGTTTTAGTGATGACTAAGTGGAGAAAAATTTTAGAAGTTGATGTAGATAACCAAACTATCCTTGTAGAACCCGGAGTAATTACCGAACAGATAGATCTTGAAGCAATGAAATATAATCTCTTCTATCCACCAGATCCGGGAAGTATTAAAGTCTGCACAATTGGTGGTAATGTTGCTGAAAATGCGGGCGGCTTGCGAGGATTAAAGTATGGCGTCACTAAAAATTATGTAATGGGACTTGAATTTATCTCGCCGACTGGAGAATTAATCTGGATCGGTGGAAAAAATTATAAAGACGTTGCTGGTTATAATTTGCGTGATGTAATGATTGGGAGTGAAGGCACACTCGGTATCTTTACAAAAATTCTTTTGAGGATTATTCCTAGACCAAAACTTTCGAAAACTATTCTTGCTGCATTCTCTTCTGTTATTGACAGCGGCAAAGCTGTTTCTGATATAACGGCTTCAGGTATCATTCCATCGATGCTTGAGTTTCTTGATAATACAACAATCAAATGTGTGGAAGATTATGCAAGAGTTGGTTTAGACACAACAATAGAATCACTCTTAATAATTGAGGTTGATGGAAAGACTTCTGAGGTTGAATATGATCAGAATAAAATAAAAGAAATTTGTCAGAAGAATAATGCTCTCTATGTCAAAATTGCACAAGATGAAAACGAAGCAAATAAATTAAAAGCAGCTCGAAGAAGTGCATTCTCAGCCTTAGCCCGAGTTAGTCCAACTACAATACTTGAAGATGCAACTGTTCCAAGATCTAAGTTGCCAAAAATGCTGGAAAAGATAAAACAGATTGTTAACGAAGAAGGTGTATTGCTTGGAAATTTTGGACATGCTGGAGATGGTAACTTACATCCAACCTGTTTGACAGATGAACGAGACAGCGAAAAATTACATCGTGCGGAAAGAACTTTTGAAAGAATTTTTAATGAAGCAATCAAGCTTGGTGGAACAATAACAGGGGAGCATGGAACTGGTTTATCTAAGAAAAAATTTCTTGAGCTTCAATTTGGAAGTGCGGGAATAGAGTTTATGAAAAAATTAAAGACTGTTATTGATCCCAATAATATTTTAAATCCTGGAAAAATTTTTACTCTAAAACCAAAATGCGAAGGCAGACTGCCTAATTCTATAAACGAAATCAAAAAATTTGAGGAACATTTATGA
- a CDS encoding YARHG domain-containing protein, with product MKSNFRKIFIVIFFSKLLFAQSEFNVRLYNSDKILQKDEVLKFLPVERELIQSEILANYGYIFDDTLLQRYFLKQIWYEPKTKEFPQLKEIDSINFSLLYELNKNNERTCWENVKKFRPILDDIQKSYFSYCFENSNYKSIAKRRFKLKPFNYCFRQVFYIPRLELPVGVWDFERFFAEEDFDVKEYAFFKWANDVRGILFRGYFSKDGKLLQLDEVGVDPGLNLGKVVTENYLDSLGRIFVHYNLDCRDSDIKKIARILDYDDKSIKKEVLLLEDDEYLYVQISTKEYFIETGLRKKK from the coding sequence ATGAAAAGTAATTTTCGAAAAATTTTTATAGTGATATTCTTTTCGAAGTTACTTTTCGCTCAAAGTGAATTTAATGTCCGACTTTATAACTCTGATAAAATTTTACAAAAGGATGAAGTATTAAAATTTCTCCCTGTTGAAAGAGAACTAATTCAATCTGAAATTTTAGCAAATTACGGATACATATTCGATGACACTCTGCTTCAAAGATATTTTTTGAAACAAATCTGGTATGAGCCGAAGACGAAAGAATTCCCGCAATTAAAAGAAATTGACTCAATCAATTTTTCTCTTCTTTACGAATTAAATAAGAACAACGAAAGAACATGCTGGGAAAATGTAAAAAAGTTTAGACCCATTCTTGATGATATTCAAAAATCTTACTTCAGCTATTGTTTTGAAAATTCAAATTACAAATCGATTGCAAAACGAAGATTTAAATTAAAACCATTTAATTATTGCTTCAGACAGGTTTTTTATATTCCAAGATTAGAGTTGCCAGTTGGAGTTTGGGATTTTGAACGATTCTTTGCTGAAGAAGATTTTGATGTTAAGGAATATGCATTCTTCAAGTGGGCAAACGATGTTCGTGGGATTCTCTTTCGTGGTTATTTTTCTAAGGATGGTAAGTTGCTTCAACTTGATGAAGTTGGAGTTGATCCTGGACTCAATCTCGGAAAAGTTGTGACGGAAAATTATCTCGACTCACTTGGAAGGATTTTTGTTCATTATAATCTTGATTGCCGTGACAGCGATATTAAAAAGATTGCCAGAATTCTGGATTATGACGATAAGTCAATTAAAAAGGAAGTATTACTTCTCGAAGATGATGAATATCTGTATGTTCAAATTTCAACAAAGGAATATTTCATTGAAACTGGATTGAGGAAGAAAAAATGA
- a CDS encoding (Fe-S)-binding protein gives MNSGFYFNLELPSEEILSSCIHCGMCLQACPTYNLTFDEVSSPRGRIRLIKYVAEGKLSLTEKFAYEMNFCLDCQACETACPAGVKYGSLVEAARVHVEQSEFTSSTSSLIKKVAFRKILPNFKLLKFLSRLLRFYQKSSLRKWIEGVLKIISKKLYEVNRLSPEISDFFSDEIFPEIVPAKGDKKFVVLFPVGCLMNVMFSDINKDTVELLSKLGCEVIIPKKQTCCGSLPAHNGDLEQARKLAKATIDSFSNYHYDFIISNSAGCGAFMKEYGHILSNDKDYSKKAKEFSSKVKDIMEFIYQNFDLNQLGVKADIDVTYHEACHLVHTQKISEEPKQVLKQIKGLRLIPLNEATWCCGSAGIYNIVNYDSSMQILERKMNNIKSTNAKVVLTGNPGCLGQIRYGTEKFNVSAEVIHPVTLLNRIIN, from the coding sequence ATGAATTCAGGTTTTTATTTTAATTTAGAACTGCCATCAGAAGAAATTTTATCAAGTTGTATTCATTGTGGAATGTGTTTACAAGCCTGTCCGACCTACAATTTGACATTTGATGAAGTTTCATCACCAAGAGGCAGAATTAGATTAATTAAATATGTAGCTGAAGGTAAATTGTCGCTGACTGAAAAGTTTGCTTATGAGATGAATTTTTGTCTTGATTGTCAGGCGTGTGAAACTGCCTGTCCAGCTGGTGTGAAATATGGTTCACTTGTAGAAGCAGCTCGGGTTCATGTTGAGCAAAGTGAATTTACATCATCAACTTCAAGTTTAATTAAGAAAGTGGCGTTTCGAAAAATCTTGCCTAATTTTAAGTTGTTAAAATTTCTTTCCAGACTTTTAAGATTTTATCAAAAATCATCTTTAAGAAAATGGATTGAAGGCGTTTTGAAAATAATTTCGAAAAAGCTTTATGAAGTTAATCGACTTTCTCCAGAAATATCTGATTTCTTTTCAGATGAAATTTTCCCGGAAATAGTCCCGGCAAAAGGTGATAAAAAATTTGTTGTATTATTTCCTGTCGGTTGTTTGATGAATGTAATGTTTTCCGATATAAACAAAGATACAGTTGAATTACTTTCAAAACTTGGTTGTGAAGTTATAATTCCCAAAAAACAAACATGTTGTGGTTCACTGCCAGCACATAATGGTGATTTAGAACAAGCACGAAAATTGGCAAAGGCAACAATAGATAGTTTTTCAAATTATCATTACGATTTTATTATTTCTAATTCGGCAGGATGCGGTGCATTTATGAAAGAGTATGGACATATCTTAAGCAATGATAAAGATTACTCAAAAAAAGCAAAAGAATTTTCTTCTAAGGTAAAAGATATTATGGAATTCATTTACCAAAATTTCGATTTAAATCAGCTTGGGGTTAAAGCAGATATAGATGTGACTTATCATGAAGCATGTCATTTAGTTCACACTCAAAAAATTTCAGAGGAACCAAAACAAGTTTTGAAACAGATCAAAGGTTTACGATTAATCCCACTCAATGAAGCAACCTGGTGTTGCGGCTCGGCTGGAATTTATAATATTGTTAATTATGATTCGTCAATGCAAATTCTTGAAAGAAAAATGAACAATATAAAATCTACCAATGCAAAAGTTGTATTGACTGGCAACCCAGGTTGTCTTGGTCAAATTCGTTATGGAACTGAGAAGTTTAATGTATCTGCGGAAGTAATTCATCCAGTTACATTGCTGAATAGAATCATTAATTAA
- a CDS encoding DUF1684 domain-containing protein, which produces MKRSLIIISISMILIFGCETYKEKGLPEYIKEINDWHQKRIENLKKENGWLNLVGLFFLKEGENTFGSGKENDFVIDDKELPEKICTFILKDTLVEMISNDNVNLMVDSASVKRTFLNHDLTGKPTIVSYKSYRWFIIKRGDKFALRVRNLDAPLVKEFKGIERFPVNEDWKVTAEFIPYNPPKEVMVPSIIGIPEKEISPGRVRFQIKDKTYELEALDSGDKLFFVFADETNGKETYGAGRFLYADKPDSNGKVILDFNKAYNPPCAFTHYATCPLPTPENFLKLRVTAGEKKFK; this is translated from the coding sequence ATGAAAAGAAGTTTAATAATTATTTCTATCTCAATGATTTTAATTTTTGGCTGCGAAACTTACAAAGAAAAAGGTTTACCTGAATATATTAAGGAAATTAATGACTGGCATCAAAAGAGAATTGAGAATTTAAAGAAAGAAAATGGATGGTTAAATCTTGTAGGGTTGTTTTTCTTGAAAGAAGGAGAAAATACATTTGGTTCGGGGAAAGAAAACGATTTTGTAATAGATGATAAAGAATTGCCAGAAAAGATATGCACATTCATTCTGAAAGATACATTAGTTGAAATGATTTCAAATGATAATGTTAATTTAATGGTGGATAGCGCTTCAGTTAAGCGAACATTCCTGAATCACGATTTAACTGGAAAACCGACTATTGTTTCTTACAAAAGTTATAGATGGTTCATCATAAAAAGGGGAGACAAGTTTGCATTACGAGTAAGAAACTTAGACGCTCCTTTGGTGAAAGAATTTAAAGGTATTGAACGATTTCCGGTGAACGAGGATTGGAAAGTTACTGCTGAATTTATTCCTTACAATCCACCTAAAGAAGTAATGGTTCCATCAATAATTGGAATTCCGGAAAAGGAGATATCGCCGGGAAGAGTTAGATTTCAAATTAAAGATAAAACTTATGAGCTTGAAGCACTTGATAGCGGAGATAAATTGTTTTTTGTTTTTGCCGATGAAACAAATGGTAAAGAAACTTACGGTGCTGGAAGATTTCTATATGCAGATAAACCTGATTCGAATGGAAAAGTAATTTTGGATTTTAATAAAGCATACAATCCACCTTGTGCATTTACTCATTATGCAACCTGTCCACTACCCACACCAGAAAATTTTCTCAAATTAAGAGTAACTGCTGGCGAAAAGAAATTTAAGTAA